In the Salvelinus fontinalis isolate EN_2023a chromosome 34, ASM2944872v1, whole genome shotgun sequence genome, one interval contains:
- the LOC129833502 gene encoding neurexophilin-1-like, which produces MRSNHGFILLLLNGTACLLALGQEDDSPSPKSSSADGSSSKTVGLLGSQTPLSPLSRWMLQSKSRAANATSLELPYRSPIPFSKQEFWEMLGSDLMKPDTSSSSRVKRRPIVKTGKFKKMFGWGDFYSNIKTVRLNLLITGKIVDHGNGTFSVYFRHNSTGQGNISVSLVPPVKAVEFDLERQSVVYPKDSKIFNCRVDYEKVDRSKRTSLCNYDPSKTCFQEQTQSHVSWICSKPFKVICIYISFYSTDYRLVQKVCPDYNYHNEMPYLPSG; this is translated from the coding sequence CTGGCCCTGGGTCAAGAAGATGACTCTCCAAGCCCCAAGAGCTCCTCAGCAGACGGGTCGTCCTCTAAGACGGTGGGTCTCCTGGGGAGTCAGACTCCCCTTTCCCCCCTGAGTCGCTGGATGCTCCAGAGTAAAAGTCGGGCAGCCAATGCCACCTCCCTGGAGCTGCCCTACCGCTCACCCATTCCCTTCTCCAAGCAGGAGTTCTGGGAGATGCTGGGTAGTGACCTGATGAAGCCagacacctcctcttcctcccgcgTCAAACGCCGGCCCATCGTCAAGACGGGCAAGTTCAAGAAGATGTTTGGCTGGGGAGACTTTTACTCTAATATCAAGACGGTGCGTCTCAACCTGCTGATTACCGGCAAGATCGTAGACCATGGCAACGGAACGTTCAGCGTCTACTTCCGCCACAACTCCACGGGCCAGGGCAACATCTCAGTCAGCCTGGTGCCGCCGGTCAAGGCGGTGGAGTTTGACCTGGAGCGCCAGAGCGTGGTCTACCCCAAAGACTCTAAGATCTTCAACTGCCGCGTGGACTATGAGAAGGTGGACCGCAGCAAGCGCACGTCGCTGTGCAACTACGACCCGTCCAAGACCTGCTTCCAGGAGCAGACACAGAGCCATGTCTCCTGGATCTGTTCCAAGCCCTTCAAGGTCATCTGTATCTACATCTCCTTCTACAGTACAGACTACCGCCTGGTCCAGAAGGTCTGCCCGGACTACAACTACCACAACGAGATGCCCTACCTGCCCTCGGGCTAg